GCCTTTGCGCAGCAGGCACTGGATGCCGGAGCGGCATATGCCATCATTGATGAAGCAGACTACCTAATCAATGATAGAACCATTCTGGTTGATGATGTACTGGACACGTTGCAGCAATTAGCTAAACACCATCGGCAGCAACTGAATATTCCATTTATTGCAATTACAGGCTCAAATGGAAAAACCACCACCAAGGAATTGATCCACGCAGTACTGTCTTCTTCATTTGCAACCTATACCACGGAAGGCAATCTGAATAATCATATAGGTGTACCCTTAACGATCTTAAAGATCAAAGAGGACGCACAAATGGCGGTTATTGAAATGGGCGCCAACCACCAACAGGAAATTGCTTCTTATTGCCGGATAGCGCTACCCACTCATGGCCTGATCACCAACTGCGGCAAGGCACACCTGGAAGGCTTTGGTGGAGAGGAAGGCGTACGTAAAGGCAAAGGCGAATTGTTTGACTACCTAAGAGCCAACAATGGAATGGCATTTATCATGTCGGACTACCCCTACCTGCAAGAGATGAGCCAGGGTATTCCAACTATTTACAAATACGGCACAAAGGAAGGCGATGTTATAGGCAACACATTAGCCTCTGATCCCTTCTTAGAAGTAGGATTTACAAAAGGACTGGGAGGCACAATAACCACCCAATTAGTAGGCAGTTATAACCTGCCCAACGTTCTGGCAGCTGTAGCCTTAGGAAAATTCTTTTCAGTAACCGATGATAAGATCAAAGCGTCTATTGAGGCCTATACACCTACCAATAGCCGTTCACAGTTGGTAAAAAAAGGCACTAATCAAATTATAGTAGATGCTTACAACGCCAATCCTAGCAGCATGAAGCTAGCCATAGAAAACTTTGCCAAGGCCAAAGAAGACAACAAGATATTGGTCTTAGGCGCCATGGCCGAGCTAGGCGCTGATAGCCTTCAAGAGCACCAGCAGATTGTAGCCGAAATAGAGAAATATCCCTGGAAGCAAGTGATCTTAGTAGGTGGCGACTTTCTAAAAATAAAACATAATTTCTTGAGCTTTACATCCGCTGAAGAAGCAGGCCAGTGGCTGCAAAACCAACACATCAACCATTCCTACTTGTTGGTAAAGGGTTCGCGGAGCACTGGCATGGAAAAAGCACTTGCTTACTTGTAATACCATGAAAGAAGAAAAGCCAACCAGATCTTACCTGGCGTCAACGTTTAGCTGTTATTGCCCACGTTGCCGCCAAGGCAAGCTTTTTAAACACAAACTTTCAGTAAAGCCTAAACGCAATTTGGAAATGTACACTAACTGCGTACAGTGCGGACAACCAACTGAAATAGAAGTGGGCTTTTATTATGGCACCAGTTACGTAAGCTATGTTTTTGGTGTAGCACTTAGCGTTACCACGTTTCTTTTATGGTGGCTAATCATTGGGGTTTCGTTTACGGATAACCGCTTTCTGTATTGGATAGCTTTCAACACGCTGCTACTTGTGGGCCTTCAGCCTTGGCTGATGCGCTTTTCCCGCAGTTTATGGATCTCCTGGTTTGTTTCCTATGATCCCCATTGGAGGGAAAATCCGCCAGAAGATTTAGGCCGCACCAATGACGCCCAAATGAACAATTGGTGAGCCTATCTACAAGAATGCATTAGAATATAATTAACTCGCTCATTATTGAATGAAACCAGCCTTTACGGCACAACTTTAGCTCCCTTTCAGTTCCACTTCAAAAGCAGGGTTATGCAGCAGATTAAAGCAATTAGAAGAATAGGTAGTGTTTTGGGATTAATCCTTTGCGCCGTTGTATCGTTCGCTCAGGAAAAGTCTGAAGAAATTGATGTCACCATCAATAAAGATGATAGCCACATATGGTATACCTCTCCCTGGGTATGGATCGTTGGCTCCATTGTATTTATACTGTTGCTATTAGCCGTATTGAGAGGAACAGAGAAAAGAGGGTAAGAAAAGTTTAAAGTTGGCTGACATACAGAGCAGAGGCACCGTATTCAAACAACTTTAAACCTCAAACTTTAATCTTTAAACCTCCCCACTATTCCACATTCAATATCTTATGCGTCTGTACCGACACTCGCCACTGCGGATGCGCCAAAGCCGTTTCTATCGCCATCTTTCGAGCCTCTTGCAAACGCGCGCCATCTTCTGGCTGCAACCACAAGAGCGGCAATGTGTGGTTATGTATTTTATTAATACGTTGAAGTCCTACAAAAGCATCAAAATCTTCCGGTTTATAATCGGGCACCACTAGCTTCAGTTCATCAAAGAACTCCAGTTGTAATTGTGGCACAGCTAACTTGGGGCTGCACACAATCCAATCAGGCGCCTCTAGCTTTTCAGCTTTCGGATCCCAGCAGCGCTCAGCTAGAGATAAAGTCCCATTAGTTTCAATAGCTATAAAGTAACCAGCTTTGTGCAAAGCCTTTACTAAGGTATAATCCAATTGCATTAGAGGTTCCCCACCAGTAATTACACAAAAGCGCACATCACCACCTACCTTTTGCATGGCAGCCGCTAATGCTTCTGCCGTATAATCCTGGCTACCTTCTTTGGTAAAATCAGTATCGCACCAAAGCGGGCAACTGCCTCCATTGCGTTCAGCATCCCGCTGACGCGTTTGTTCATAGCCCGACCACATATTGCAGCCTACCAGGCGCACAAATACAGCCGGACGGCCGGCAAACAATCCTTCCCCTTGCAGGGTTTTCCAAATCGCTTTTACACGATACTTACTTTCTTGATGTTGATTCACGGTTCTATTCTATTTTATCCTATTCACTTAATTATCCTAACCAGCCTTTTTGTTTGGCTTCTTCATAACCTTTAGCCCGCAGTATGGATGCAGGGTTGTCTAGCCTACCATACCCCCACTCATTATAGGTTGTGCGGTCGCCATTATAATCGGTATGCGACAGGTCGCGTACTATCTCCAACACGCCTAGTTCATAGGCCAGTTTCCAGGCTTCCGCCTTGCTTTTGTACATCAACGGCGTATGAATGCGAACGTCGTTATCCAACGCCAGCGTCATAGAGGTTTGCAGGGAGTCCACAAATACCCGGCGACAGTCGGGGTAACCCGAATAGTCCGCCTGACACATCCCTCCCACAATATCAGTGATCCCGTGGGTATAGGCATATGAAGTGGCTATGGTTAAAAACACAGCATTACGGCCCGGTACAAAAGACGCTGGCAGTTCCGGATTGAGCTCGTGTTGGGCAGAGACATCCTTATTATGCTCAGTGAGTGCCGAACCTTTTAACATACCCGTAATATCAATGACATGGAAAGGTACGTTTGCTTTCTCAGCAATAAGGGACGCTTGTTTAAGCTCCACATCATGCTTCTGACCGTAACGAAACCCCAACGCCACCACCTTTTCAAATTGCTGTTTGGCCCAGAATAAACAGGTTGTGGAGTCTTGTCCTCCAGAGAAGAGGACCAAGGCGGAAAGAGGTGATTCGGTCATAGACATATTGGGTTCTTAAACGTTATATTTTTACAACAATCGCGGCAACCTGACACTTTCCTATTCACTGGCCAGATATGGTTTATGATTGCGTCTGCAAAAGTATTTCATCAGTCGCACCTTTCCGCACTTTAACCAGTCAGGAAAAAGCCATTTTCTGCTTTTACACAATAATTTAAGAAGCAACCCT
This genomic interval from Flavisolibacter tropicus contains the following:
- the queC gene encoding 7-cyano-7-deazaguanine synthase QueC — translated: MTESPLSALVLFSGGQDSTTCLFWAKQQFEKVVALGFRYGQKHDVELKQASLIAEKANVPFHVIDITGMLKGSALTEHNKDVSAQHELNPELPASFVPGRNAVFLTIATSYAYTHGITDIVGGMCQADYSGYPDCRRVFVDSLQTSMTLALDNDVRIHTPLMYKSKAEAWKLAYELGVLEIVRDLSHTDYNGDRTTYNEWGYGRLDNPASILRAKGYEEAKQKGWLG
- a CDS encoding DUF983 domain-containing protein — translated: MYTNCVQCGQPTEIEVGFYYGTSYVSYVFGVALSVTTFLLWWLIIGVSFTDNRFLYWIAFNTLLLVGLQPWLMRFSRSLWISWFVSYDPHWRENPPEDLGRTNDAQMNNW
- a CDS encoding 7-carboxy-7-deazaguanine synthase QueE codes for the protein MNQHQESKYRVKAIWKTLQGEGLFAGRPAVFVRLVGCNMWSGYEQTRQRDAERNGGSCPLWCDTDFTKEGSQDYTAEALAAAMQKVGGDVRFCVITGGEPLMQLDYTLVKALHKAGYFIAIETNGTLSLAERCWDPKAEKLEAPDWIVCSPKLAVPQLQLEFFDELKLVVPDYKPEDFDAFVGLQRINKIHNHTLPLLWLQPEDGARLQEARKMAIETALAHPQWRVSVQTHKILNVE
- a CDS encoding UDP-N-acetylmuramoyl-tripeptide--D-alanyl-D-alanine ligase; the protein is MNIESLYSIYKQYPSIQTDTRKLKTRDLYFGLKGPNFNGNAFAQQALDAGAAYAIIDEADYLINDRTILVDDVLDTLQQLAKHHRQQLNIPFIAITGSNGKTTTKELIHAVLSSSFATYTTEGNLNNHIGVPLTILKIKEDAQMAVIEMGANHQQEIASYCRIALPTHGLITNCGKAHLEGFGGEEGVRKGKGELFDYLRANNGMAFIMSDYPYLQEMSQGIPTIYKYGTKEGDVIGNTLASDPFLEVGFTKGLGGTITTQLVGSYNLPNVLAAVALGKFFSVTDDKIKASIEAYTPTNSRSQLVKKGTNQIIVDAYNANPSSMKLAIENFAKAKEDNKILVLGAMAELGADSLQEHQQIVAEIEKYPWKQVILVGGDFLKIKHNFLSFTSAEEAGQWLQNQHINHSYLLVKGSRSTGMEKALAYL